A part of Podarcis muralis chromosome 13, rPodMur119.hap1.1, whole genome shotgun sequence genomic DNA contains:
- the LOC114582370 gene encoding excitatory amino acid transporter 2-like isoform X3 — MLISFPGDILMRMLKMLILPLVISSLISGLAGLDAKSSGRMGTRAMVYYMSTTVVAAILGVILVLSIHPGNPKLKKSPTVTTRNEEVSSLDAFLDLIRNLFPENLVQACFQQIQTVTTKIPVPPVVVRKENVSQIVHASGSVLNTTITEVNVGPSTVTQKQLEFKAGMNVLGLIGFFIAFGICMGKMGEQAKPMADFFNILNEIIMKLVSMIMWYSPFGIASLICGKIAGIKDLEMVARQLGMYMVTVIVGLVIHGAMVLPLIFFVITRQNPFLFYAGIFQAWITALGTASSAGTLPVTFRCLEENLKIDKRVTRFVLPIGATINMDGTALYEAVAAIFIAQMNSIHLDGGQIATVSLTATLASVGAASIPSAGLVTMLLILTAVGLPTQDISLLIAVDWLLDRMRTSINVVGDSFGAGIVHFLSQKELALIDGRGEELEIDPTTLKLQALANHQEGSIGSGYTVLPSQDEEELPEKMDAASQYSEKDEEEPDEEEEEKKKEEE, encoded by the exons atgctgatttcttttcctggggacATCCTTATGCGCATGTTGAAAATGCTGATCTTGCCTCTTGTGATATCCAGTCTCATTTCAg GTCTGGCCGGCCTCGATGCCAAATCCAGCGGGCGCATGGGCACTCGCGCCATGGTTTATTACATGTCCACCACTGTGGTGGCGGCCATATTGGGCGTCATTCTGGTCTTGTCTATCCACCCCGGCAACCCAAAACTCAAGAAATCCCCCACGGTGACGACTAGGAACGAGGAAGTCTCCAGTTTGGACGCTTTTCTGGACTTGATCAGGAACCTGTTCCCCGAAAACCTGGTGCAAGCCTGTTTCCAGCAG ATCCAAACCGTCACGACAAAGATCCCTGTGCCCCCGGTTGTGGTCCGTAAGGAAAACGTGAGTCAGATAGTCCACGCCAGTGGGTCAGTGCTCAACACCACCATCACGGAGGTCAACGTGGGTCCCAGCACCGTGACCCAGAAGCAGCTGGAGTTCAAGGCTGGAATGAACGTTTTGG GTTTGATTGGCTTCTTCATTGCCTTTGGCATTTGCATGGGGAAGATGGGCGAGCAGGCTAAGCCCATGGCCGACTTCTTCAACATCCTCAACGAGATCATCATGAAGCTGGTCTCTATGATCATGTG GTACTCTCCGTTTGGCATCGCTTCCCTCATCTGCGGCAAGATTGCCGGTATCAAAGACCTGGAGATGGTGGCCCGTCAGCTGGGCATGTACATGGTGACGGTCATTGTGGGGCTGGTCATCCACGGTGCTATGGTGCTGCCCCTCATCTTCTTCGTCATCACGCGCCAGAACCCCTTCCTTTTCTACGCTGGCATCTTTCAGGCCTGGATTACGGCTCTTGGCACAGCCTCCAG CGCCGGGACGCTGCCTGTCACTTTCCGCTGCCTTGAGGAGAACTTGAAAATCGACAAGCGGGTGACCCGCTTTGTGCTGCCCATTGGGGCCACCATAAACATGGACGGCACCGCTCTCTACGAGGCTGTGGCAGCCATCTTCATTGCACAGATGAACAGCATACACTTAGATGGCGGACAGATCGCAACAGTCAG CCTAACAGCCACATTGGCTAGTGTAGGGGCAGCCAGTATACCCAGTGCGGGGTTGGTCACCATGCTTTTAATCCTGACAGCCGTGGGACTCCCGACCCAGGACATCAGCCTCCTCATTGCTGTGGACTGGCTACT GGACCGCATGAGGACCTCCATCAACGTGGTAGGCGACTCCTTTGGTGCCGGCATCGTTCATTTCCTCTCCCAGAAAGAGTTGGCGCTCATTGACGGAAGGGGGGAGGAGCTTGAGATAGACCCCACTACCCTTAAGCTGCAGGCTCTGGCCAATCACCAGGAGGGCTCCATCGGGTCTGGCTATACCGTCTTGCCCAGCCAGGATGAGGAAGAG CTTCCAGAAAAAATGGATGCGGCGTCGCAGTATAGTGAGAAGGATGAGGAGGAGCctgatgaagaggaggaagagaagaaaaaggaagaagaataa
- the LOC114582370 gene encoding excitatory amino acid transporter 2-like isoform X2, translating into MTNHVEVPMADGPHISLEELPKPCLDKYCGWLMRNLLLTLTIVGVILGSLFGSLLRLLPPLDSDLIMLISFPGDILMRMLKMLILPLVISSLISGLAGLDAKSSGRMGTRAMVYYMSTTVVAAILGVILVLSIHPGNPKLKKSPTVTTRNEEVSSLDAFLDLIRNLFPENLVQACFQQIQTVTTKIPVPPVVVRKENVSQIVHASGSVLNTTITEVNVGPSTVTQKQLEFKAGMNVLGLIGFFIAFGICMGKMGEQAKPMADFFNILNEIIMKLVSMIMWYSPFGIASLICGKIAGIKDLEMVARQLGMYMVTVIVGLVIHGAMVLPLIFFVITRQNPFLFYAGIFQAWITALGTASSAGTLPVTFRCLEENLKIDKRVTRFVLPIGATINMDGTALYEAVAAIFIAQMNSIHLDGGQIATVSLTATLASVGAASIPSAGLVTMLLILTAVGLPTQDISLLIAVDWLLDRMRTSINVVGDSFGAGIVHFLSQKELALIDGRGEELEIDPTTLKLQALANHQEGSIGSGYTVLPSQDEEELPEKMDAASQYSEKDEEEPDEEEEEKKKEEE; encoded by the exons ATGACTAACCATGTGGAGGTCCCCATGGCGGATGGGCCCCACATCAGCTTGGAAGAGTTGCCCAAACCTTGCCTGGATAAATACTGTGGGTGGCTGATGCGAAACCTGCTGCTGACCCTCACCATCGTTG gAGTGATTTTGGGATCTCTGTTTGGAAGTCTCCTGAGGTTGCTCCCACCTCTCGACAGCGACCTGAtcatgctgatttcttttcctggggacATCCTTATGCGCATGTTGAAAATGCTGATCTTGCCTCTTGTGATATCCAGTCTCATTTCAg GTCTGGCCGGCCTCGATGCCAAATCCAGCGGGCGCATGGGCACTCGCGCCATGGTTTATTACATGTCCACCACTGTGGTGGCGGCCATATTGGGCGTCATTCTGGTCTTGTCTATCCACCCCGGCAACCCAAAACTCAAGAAATCCCCCACGGTGACGACTAGGAACGAGGAAGTCTCCAGTTTGGACGCTTTTCTGGACTTGATCAGGAACCTGTTCCCCGAAAACCTGGTGCAAGCCTGTTTCCAGCAG ATCCAAACCGTCACGACAAAGATCCCTGTGCCCCCGGTTGTGGTCCGTAAGGAAAACGTGAGTCAGATAGTCCACGCCAGTGGGTCAGTGCTCAACACCACCATCACGGAGGTCAACGTGGGTCCCAGCACCGTGACCCAGAAGCAGCTGGAGTTCAAGGCTGGAATGAACGTTTTGG GTTTGATTGGCTTCTTCATTGCCTTTGGCATTTGCATGGGGAAGATGGGCGAGCAGGCTAAGCCCATGGCCGACTTCTTCAACATCCTCAACGAGATCATCATGAAGCTGGTCTCTATGATCATGTG GTACTCTCCGTTTGGCATCGCTTCCCTCATCTGCGGCAAGATTGCCGGTATCAAAGACCTGGAGATGGTGGCCCGTCAGCTGGGCATGTACATGGTGACGGTCATTGTGGGGCTGGTCATCCACGGTGCTATGGTGCTGCCCCTCATCTTCTTCGTCATCACGCGCCAGAACCCCTTCCTTTTCTACGCTGGCATCTTTCAGGCCTGGATTACGGCTCTTGGCACAGCCTCCAG CGCCGGGACGCTGCCTGTCACTTTCCGCTGCCTTGAGGAGAACTTGAAAATCGACAAGCGGGTGACCCGCTTTGTGCTGCCCATTGGGGCCACCATAAACATGGACGGCACCGCTCTCTACGAGGCTGTGGCAGCCATCTTCATTGCACAGATGAACAGCATACACTTAGATGGCGGACAGATCGCAACAGTCAG CCTAACAGCCACATTGGCTAGTGTAGGGGCAGCCAGTATACCCAGTGCGGGGTTGGTCACCATGCTTTTAATCCTGACAGCCGTGGGACTCCCGACCCAGGACATCAGCCTCCTCATTGCTGTGGACTGGCTACT GGACCGCATGAGGACCTCCATCAACGTGGTAGGCGACTCCTTTGGTGCCGGCATCGTTCATTTCCTCTCCCAGAAAGAGTTGGCGCTCATTGACGGAAGGGGGGAGGAGCTTGAGATAGACCCCACTACCCTTAAGCTGCAGGCTCTGGCCAATCACCAGGAGGGCTCCATCGGGTCTGGCTATACCGTCTTGCCCAGCCAGGATGAGGAAGAG CTTCCAGAAAAAATGGATGCGGCGTCGCAGTATAGTGAGAAGGATGAGGAGGAGCctgatgaagaggaggaagagaagaaaaaggaagaagaataa
- the LOC114582370 gene encoding excitatory amino acid transporter 2-like isoform X1: MQARIQFMIDLWGRASGTHTHRLSGRAQQFQFPHRGLSEASAIPQCRCTKRGELTCGVILGSLFGSLLRLLPPLDSDLIMLISFPGDILMRMLKMLILPLVISSLISGLAGLDAKSSGRMGTRAMVYYMSTTVVAAILGVILVLSIHPGNPKLKKSPTVTTRNEEVSSLDAFLDLIRNLFPENLVQACFQQIQTVTTKIPVPPVVVRKENVSQIVHASGSVLNTTITEVNVGPSTVTQKQLEFKAGMNVLGLIGFFIAFGICMGKMGEQAKPMADFFNILNEIIMKLVSMIMWYSPFGIASLICGKIAGIKDLEMVARQLGMYMVTVIVGLVIHGAMVLPLIFFVITRQNPFLFYAGIFQAWITALGTASSAGTLPVTFRCLEENLKIDKRVTRFVLPIGATINMDGTALYEAVAAIFIAQMNSIHLDGGQIATVSLTATLASVGAASIPSAGLVTMLLILTAVGLPTQDISLLIAVDWLLDRMRTSINVVGDSFGAGIVHFLSQKELALIDGRGEELEIDPTTLKLQALANHQEGSIGSGYTVLPSQDEEELPEKMDAASQYSEKDEEEPDEEEEEKKKEEE, from the exons ATGCAAGCTAGGATCCAGTTCATGATAGACCTGTGGGGGCGGGcttctggcacacacacacaccgcctatCAGGAAGGGCACAGCAGTTCCAGTTCCCACATCGGGGCCTCAGTGAAGCCTCTGCCATCCCTCAATGCCGCTGCACCAAGAGGGGTGAGCTGACATGTG gAGTGATTTTGGGATCTCTGTTTGGAAGTCTCCTGAGGTTGCTCCCACCTCTCGACAGCGACCTGAtcatgctgatttcttttcctggggacATCCTTATGCGCATGTTGAAAATGCTGATCTTGCCTCTTGTGATATCCAGTCTCATTTCAg GTCTGGCCGGCCTCGATGCCAAATCCAGCGGGCGCATGGGCACTCGCGCCATGGTTTATTACATGTCCACCACTGTGGTGGCGGCCATATTGGGCGTCATTCTGGTCTTGTCTATCCACCCCGGCAACCCAAAACTCAAGAAATCCCCCACGGTGACGACTAGGAACGAGGAAGTCTCCAGTTTGGACGCTTTTCTGGACTTGATCAGGAACCTGTTCCCCGAAAACCTGGTGCAAGCCTGTTTCCAGCAG ATCCAAACCGTCACGACAAAGATCCCTGTGCCCCCGGTTGTGGTCCGTAAGGAAAACGTGAGTCAGATAGTCCACGCCAGTGGGTCAGTGCTCAACACCACCATCACGGAGGTCAACGTGGGTCCCAGCACCGTGACCCAGAAGCAGCTGGAGTTCAAGGCTGGAATGAACGTTTTGG GTTTGATTGGCTTCTTCATTGCCTTTGGCATTTGCATGGGGAAGATGGGCGAGCAGGCTAAGCCCATGGCCGACTTCTTCAACATCCTCAACGAGATCATCATGAAGCTGGTCTCTATGATCATGTG GTACTCTCCGTTTGGCATCGCTTCCCTCATCTGCGGCAAGATTGCCGGTATCAAAGACCTGGAGATGGTGGCCCGTCAGCTGGGCATGTACATGGTGACGGTCATTGTGGGGCTGGTCATCCACGGTGCTATGGTGCTGCCCCTCATCTTCTTCGTCATCACGCGCCAGAACCCCTTCCTTTTCTACGCTGGCATCTTTCAGGCCTGGATTACGGCTCTTGGCACAGCCTCCAG CGCCGGGACGCTGCCTGTCACTTTCCGCTGCCTTGAGGAGAACTTGAAAATCGACAAGCGGGTGACCCGCTTTGTGCTGCCCATTGGGGCCACCATAAACATGGACGGCACCGCTCTCTACGAGGCTGTGGCAGCCATCTTCATTGCACAGATGAACAGCATACACTTAGATGGCGGACAGATCGCAACAGTCAG CCTAACAGCCACATTGGCTAGTGTAGGGGCAGCCAGTATACCCAGTGCGGGGTTGGTCACCATGCTTTTAATCCTGACAGCCGTGGGACTCCCGACCCAGGACATCAGCCTCCTCATTGCTGTGGACTGGCTACT GGACCGCATGAGGACCTCCATCAACGTGGTAGGCGACTCCTTTGGTGCCGGCATCGTTCATTTCCTCTCCCAGAAAGAGTTGGCGCTCATTGACGGAAGGGGGGAGGAGCTTGAGATAGACCCCACTACCCTTAAGCTGCAGGCTCTGGCCAATCACCAGGAGGGCTCCATCGGGTCTGGCTATACCGTCTTGCCCAGCCAGGATGAGGAAGAG CTTCCAGAAAAAATGGATGCGGCGTCGCAGTATAGTGAGAAGGATGAGGAGGAGCctgatgaagaggaggaagagaagaaaaaggaagaagaataa